In Streptomyces sp. NBC_00569, a single genomic region encodes these proteins:
- a CDS encoding ABC transporter substrate-binding protein, translated as MRHARLTTPSRRGILAAGGALGLGAALAACGSDSKDSGSGAKSGSAKSGPWSFKDDRGTTAKSDKTPANIVAFTGVAAALFDYGIEVKGVFGPTTTKGGKADVQAGDMDVSKLTVIGNTWGEFKIEKYAALAPDLLVSTMFDEKGTLWYVPEESADKILELAPSVGISVYDRQMTQPLARLLELAGSLGADVKAEKTVKAKKRFEDAAARLRKAAKARPEIRVLIGSASQDIFYVSGSNLSADLEYFKSLGVNIVEPTEKAKKASGGWFENLSWENIDAHPADIIMMDNRTSAIQPADLDKATWKQLPAVKAGQVIPRVTEPIYSYAKCAPILEDLAEAIEKAKKVG; from the coding sequence ATGCGCCATGCCCGTCTCACCACCCCTTCCCGTCGCGGCATCCTCGCCGCGGGCGGCGCCCTCGGCCTCGGAGCCGCGCTCGCCGCCTGCGGCAGCGATTCCAAGGACAGTGGCTCGGGCGCCAAGTCGGGCAGCGCCAAGTCCGGCCCCTGGTCCTTCAAGGACGACCGCGGCACGACGGCGAAGAGCGACAAGACCCCGGCGAACATCGTCGCGTTCACCGGTGTCGCCGCCGCCCTGTTCGACTACGGCATCGAGGTCAAGGGCGTCTTCGGCCCGACGACGACCAAGGGCGGCAAGGCCGACGTGCAGGCCGGCGACATGGACGTCAGCAAGCTGACGGTCATCGGCAACACCTGGGGCGAGTTCAAGATCGAGAAGTACGCGGCGCTCGCCCCCGACCTCCTCGTCTCGACGATGTTCGACGAGAAGGGCACCCTCTGGTACGTCCCCGAGGAGTCCGCGGACAAGATCCTCGAGCTCGCCCCGAGCGTCGGCATCTCCGTCTACGACCGGCAGATGACCCAGCCGCTGGCGCGCCTGCTCGAACTCGCCGGGTCGCTCGGCGCGGACGTGAAGGCCGAGAAGACCGTCAAGGCGAAGAAGCGCTTCGAGGACGCGGCCGCCCGCCTGCGCAAGGCCGCCAAGGCCCGCCCCGAGATCCGGGTGCTCATCGGCTCCGCGAGCCAGGACATCTTCTACGTCTCCGGCTCCAACCTCTCCGCCGACCTGGAGTACTTCAAGTCGCTCGGCGTGAACATCGTGGAGCCCACGGAGAAGGCGAAGAAGGCCAGCGGCGGCTGGTTCGAGAACCTCAGCTGGGAGAACATCGACGCCCACCCGGCGGACATCATCATGATGGACAACCGGACGTCGGCCATCCAGCCCGCCGACCTCGACAAGGCCACCTGGAAGCAGCTGCCCGCCGTCAAGGCCGGCCAGGTCATCCCCCGCGTCACCGAGCCCATCTACTCGTACGCCAAGTGCGCCCCGATCCTCGAGGACCTCGCCGAGGCCATCGAGAAGGCGAAGAAGGTCGGCTGA
- a CDS encoding SACE_7040 family transcriptional regulator produces MATRTDAPTRREQILKEAARLFAERGFHGVGVDEIGAAVGISGPGLYRHFAGKDAMLAELLVGISGRLLTGGKRRLAESDGGDPEALLDSLIEGHIDFALDDRPLITLHDRELDRLRDSDRKLVRQLQRQYVELWVEAVREVYPGLVEQPARAAVHAVFGLLNSTPHLGRSGGLPGREATAGLLHRMARGAFEAA; encoded by the coding sequence ATGGCCACCAGAACCGACGCCCCCACCCGCCGCGAGCAGATCCTCAAGGAAGCCGCGCGCTTGTTCGCCGAGCGCGGGTTCCATGGAGTCGGCGTCGACGAGATAGGTGCCGCGGTCGGCATCAGCGGCCCCGGGCTCTACCGCCACTTCGCGGGCAAGGACGCGATGCTCGCGGAGCTGCTCGTCGGGATCAGCGGGCGGCTCCTGACCGGCGGCAAGCGCCGTCTCGCCGAGTCGGACGGCGGCGATCCCGAGGCGCTGCTCGACTCGCTCATCGAGGGGCACATCGACTTCGCCCTCGACGACCGCCCCCTGATCACCCTGCACGACCGTGAGCTGGACCGCCTGCGCGACAGCGACCGCAAGCTGGTGCGCCAGCTCCAGCGCCAGTACGTCGAGCTGTGGGTGGAGGCGGTGCGCGAGGTCTATCCGGGCCTGGTCGAGCAGCCCGCGAGGGCCGCCGTGCACGCGGTCTTTGGCCTGCTCAACTCGACCCCGCACCTCGGCAGGTCCGGCGGACTGCCCGGCCGTGAGGCGACGGCCGGCCTGCTGCACCGCATGGCCCGCGGGGCGTTCGAGGCCGCCTAG
- a CDS encoding acetyl-CoA carboxylase biotin carboxylase subunit — translation MFDTVLVANRGEIAVRVIRTLRALGIRSVAVYSDADADARHVREADTAVRIGPPPAGESYLRVDRLLEAAARTGAQAVHPGYGFLAENAAFARACADAGLVFIGPSADAISLMGDKIRAKETVKAAGVPVVPGSSGSGLTDAQLADAAREIGMPVLLKPSAGGGGKGMRLVRDEALLGDEIAAARREARASFGDDTLLVERWVDRPRHIEIQVLADGHGHVIHLGERECSLQRRHQKIIEEAPSVLLDEATRAAMGEAAVQAARSCGYRGAGTVEFIVPGNDPSSYYFMEMNTRLQVEHPVTELVTGVDLVEWQLRVAAGERLPYTQDDIELTGHAVEARICAEDPSRGFLPSGGTVVALREPQGDGVRTDSGLSEGTEVGSLYDPMLSKVIAYGPDRATALRKLRAALAGTVTLGVPTNAGFLRRLLAHPAVVAGELDTGLVEREADSLVSGEVPEEVYEAAAAVRRAALTPSGSGWTDPFAQPTGWRLGGTPAPVDFHLKAAGLEPVTHRARGTHTVGPDSVTVHLDGLTHTFHRAGDWLGREGDAWHVQDFDPVAASLTGAGHSGADSLTAPMPGTVTVVKVAVGDEVAAGQSLLVVEAMKMEHVISAPHAGTVAELDVTPGTTVAMDQILAVVTPHEEMTA, via the coding sequence ATGTTCGACACCGTTCTTGTGGCCAACCGCGGCGAGATCGCCGTCCGCGTCATCCGTACGCTGCGGGCCCTCGGCATCCGCTCGGTGGCCGTGTACAGCGACGCCGACGCCGACGCCCGCCATGTGCGCGAGGCCGACACGGCGGTCCGCATCGGGCCGCCGCCCGCGGGCGAGAGCTACCTCCGCGTGGACCGGCTCCTCGAAGCGGCCGCGCGCACGGGCGCGCAGGCCGTCCACCCGGGCTACGGCTTCCTCGCGGAGAACGCCGCGTTCGCGCGGGCCTGCGCCGACGCCGGCCTCGTCTTCATCGGCCCCTCCGCCGACGCGATCTCCCTCATGGGCGACAAGATCCGCGCCAAGGAGACGGTGAAGGCGGCCGGGGTCCCGGTCGTGCCCGGCTCGTCCGGCAGCGGCCTGACCGACGCCCAACTGGCGGACGCGGCACGTGAGATCGGCATGCCCGTGCTGCTCAAGCCGTCCGCGGGCGGCGGCGGCAAGGGCATGCGCCTGGTGCGTGACGAGGCGCTGCTCGGCGACGAGATCGCGGCCGCACGCCGCGAGGCCCGCGCCTCCTTCGGCGACGACACCCTGCTCGTGGAGCGCTGGGTCGACCGCCCCCGGCACATCGAGATCCAGGTCCTGGCCGACGGCCACGGACACGTGATCCACCTGGGTGAGCGCGAGTGCTCCCTCCAGCGCCGCCACCAGAAGATCATCGAGGAGGCGCCGAGCGTCCTCCTCGACGAGGCGACCCGCGCGGCGATGGGCGAGGCCGCGGTACAGGCGGCGCGCTCGTGCGGATACCGCGGCGCGGGCACGGTGGAGTTCATCGTGCCGGGCAACGACCCTTCGTCGTACTACTTCATGGAGATGAACACCCGCCTCCAGGTGGAGCACCCGGTCACGGAGCTGGTCACCGGCGTCGACCTGGTGGAGTGGCAGCTGCGGGTCGCCGCCGGTGAGCGACTGCCGTACACGCAGGACGACATCGAGCTGACCGGGCACGCCGTCGAGGCGCGGATCTGCGCCGAGGACCCCTCGCGCGGCTTCCTGCCGTCGGGCGGCACGGTCGTCGCCCTGCGCGAGCCGCAGGGCGACGGGGTGCGCACCGACTCCGGCCTCAGCGAGGGCACGGAGGTCGGGAGCCTGTACGACCCGATGCTGTCGAAGGTCATCGCGTACGGGCCCGACCGGGCGACCGCCCTGCGCAAGCTGCGCGCCGCCCTCGCGGGGACGGTCACGCTGGGCGTGCCGACGAACGCCGGGTTCCTGCGGCGGCTGCTCGCCCACCCGGCGGTCGTGGCGGGCGAGTTGGACACCGGGCTTGTGGAGCGCGAGGCCGACAGCCTGGTCTCCGGCGAGGTGCCGGAGGAGGTGTACGAGGCGGCCGCCGCGGTCCGCCGGGCGGCCCTGACGCCGTCGGGATCCGGCTGGACCGACCCGTTCGCGCAGCCGACCGGCTGGCGCCTGGGCGGCACGCCCGCACCGGTCGACTTCCACCTCAAGGCCGCGGGACTCGAACCCGTCACGCACCGCGCGCGCGGCACCCACACCGTCGGCCCCGACAGCGTCACCGTCCATCTGGACGGCCTGACCCACACCTTCCACCGGGCAGGTGACTGGCTGGGCCGCGAAGGCGACGCCTGGCACGTGCAGGACTTCGACCCGGTGGCGGCCTCGCTGACCGGCGCCGGGCACTCCGGCGCCGACTCCCTCACCGCGCCGATGCCCGGCACGGTCACCGTGGTGAAGGTGGCCGTCGGCGACGAGGTGGCCGCGGGGCAGAGCCTGCTGGTGGTCGAGGCGATGAAGATGGAGCACGTCATCTCCGCCCCGCACGCCGGCACCGTGGCCGAACTGGACGTCACACCGGGCACGACCGTCGCGATGGACCAGATCCTCGCGGTCGTCACGCCGCACGAGGAGATGACGGCATGA
- the desA gene encoding lysine decarboxylase DesA translates to MRSHLLNDTTAEHYRRSVTEGIERVAAKLATTDRPFTGVTVDELTPRIDAVDLDKPLLDTTAALDELEEVYLRDAVYFHHPRYLAHLNCPVVIPAVVGEAVLSAVNSSLDTWDQSAGGTLIERKLIDWTTSRIGLGPAADGVFTSGGSQSNLQALLLARDETKSEHAEHPTRMRVFASEVSHFSVKKSATLLGLGPDAVVTIPVDRDKRMQTVALARELERCREEGLVPMAVVATAGTTDFGSIDPLPEIAELCAQYGTWMHVDAAYGCGLLASVKNRHLLDGIERADSVTVDYHKSFFQPVSSSAVLVRDTATLRHATYHADYLNPRRMVTERIPNQVDKSLQTTRRFDALKLWMTLRVMGADGVGQLFDEVCDLAGKAWELLAADPRFDVVVEPQLSTLVFRHIPAGVTDPAEIDRANLYARKALFASGDAIVAGTKVGGRHYLKFTLLNPETTVDDIVAVLDLIAGHAEQYLGENLVEAS, encoded by the coding sequence ATGCGCTCGCACCTGCTCAACGACACGACCGCGGAGCACTACCGCCGTTCCGTGACCGAGGGAATCGAGCGGGTGGCGGCCAAACTCGCCACCACCGACCGGCCGTTCACCGGGGTCACGGTCGACGAGCTCACCCCCCGCATCGACGCCGTGGACCTGGACAAGCCCCTCCTCGACACCACCGCCGCCCTGGACGAGCTCGAAGAGGTCTACCTCCGCGACGCGGTCTACTTCCACCACCCGCGCTACCTCGCCCACCTCAACTGCCCGGTCGTCATCCCGGCCGTGGTCGGCGAGGCCGTGCTCTCCGCGGTCAACTCCTCCCTCGACACCTGGGACCAGTCGGCCGGCGGCACCCTGATCGAGCGCAAGCTCATCGACTGGACCACGAGCCGTATCGGCCTCGGCCCCGCCGCCGACGGCGTCTTCACCTCCGGCGGCTCCCAGTCCAACCTCCAGGCGCTGCTGCTCGCCCGCGACGAGACCAAGTCGGAGCACGCCGAACACCCCACGAGGATGCGGGTGTTCGCCTCCGAGGTCAGCCACTTCAGTGTCAAGAAGTCCGCGACGCTCCTCGGCCTCGGCCCTGACGCCGTGGTCACCATCCCCGTGGACCGCGACAAGCGGATGCAGACCGTCGCCCTCGCGCGGGAGCTGGAGCGCTGCCGCGAGGAGGGGCTCGTGCCCATGGCGGTCGTCGCCACGGCAGGGACCACCGACTTCGGCTCCATCGACCCGCTCCCCGAGATCGCCGAGCTCTGCGCCCAGTACGGCACCTGGATGCACGTCGACGCCGCGTACGGCTGCGGGCTCCTCGCCTCCGTCAAGAACCGGCACCTCCTCGACGGCATCGAGCGCGCCGACTCCGTGACCGTCGACTACCACAAGTCGTTCTTCCAGCCCGTGAGTTCGAGCGCCGTGCTGGTCCGCGACACGGCCACCCTGCGGCACGCCACGTACCACGCCGACTACCTCAACCCGCGCCGCATGGTCACCGAGCGCATCCCCAACCAGGTCGACAAGTCCCTCCAGACGACCCGCCGCTTCGACGCGCTCAAGCTGTGGATGACACTGCGCGTGATGGGAGCCGACGGTGTCGGGCAGCTCTTCGACGAGGTGTGCGACCTGGCCGGGAAGGCCTGGGAGCTGCTCGCCGCGGACCCCCGGTTCGACGTCGTCGTCGAGCCGCAGCTGTCCACCCTCGTCTTCCGCCACATCCCGGCCGGCGTCACCGACCCCGCCGAGATCGACCGCGCCAACCTGTACGCCCGCAAGGCCCTGTTCGCCTCCGGCGACGCCATCGTCGCGGGCACCAAGGTGGGCGGCCGCCACTACCTGAAGTTCACCCTGCTCAACCCCGAGACCACCGTCGACGACATCGTCGCGGTCCTCGATCTGATCGCCGGCCATGCCGAGCAGTACCTGGGAGAGAACCTTGTCGAAGCTTCCTGA
- a CDS encoding hydroxymethylglutaryl-CoA lyase, whose translation MSTPLPTALPMVVPSQDLPARVRIHEVGARDGLQNEKATVPTEVKAEFVHRLAAAGLTTIEATSFVHPKWVPQLADAEALFPLLQDIEPRPHLPVLVPNERGLDRALALGARRVAVFASATESFAKANLNRTVDEALAMFEPVVTRAKEGRAHVRGYLSMCFGDPWEGAVPVHQVVRVAKALMDMGCDELSLGDTIGVATPGHVQTLLAELNEEGVPTNAIGVHFHDTYGQALSNTLAALQHGVTTVDASAGGLGGCPYAKSATGNLATEDLVWMLSGLGIETGVDLGRLTATSAWMAEQLGRPSPSRTVRALVKTAQPLQEQ comes from the coding sequence ATGAGCACCCCCCTACCCACCGCCCTGCCCATGGTCGTGCCCTCCCAGGACCTGCCCGCGCGCGTGCGGATCCACGAGGTCGGCGCGCGCGACGGACTGCAGAACGAGAAGGCGACGGTCCCCACGGAGGTGAAGGCGGAGTTCGTGCACCGCCTCGCGGCCGCGGGCCTGACCACCATCGAGGCGACCAGCTTCGTGCACCCCAAGTGGGTGCCCCAACTGGCCGACGCGGAAGCCCTGTTCCCGCTCCTTCAGGACATCGAGCCCCGCCCGCACCTGCCCGTGCTCGTGCCGAACGAGCGGGGTCTGGACAGGGCCCTCGCGCTCGGGGCGCGCCGCGTCGCCGTGTTCGCCAGCGCCACGGAGTCGTTCGCCAAGGCCAATCTGAACCGGACGGTGGACGAGGCGCTCGCCATGTTCGAGCCGGTCGTGACCCGCGCCAAGGAGGGCCGGGCGCATGTGCGCGGCTATCTCTCCATGTGCTTCGGGGACCCGTGGGAGGGCGCCGTCCCGGTCCACCAGGTCGTCCGGGTCGCCAAGGCCCTGATGGACATGGGCTGTGACGAGCTGAGCCTCGGCGACACGATCGGCGTCGCGACGCCGGGCCACGTCCAGACGCTCCTGGCCGAGCTCAACGAGGAGGGCGTGCCGACGAACGCGATCGGCGTGCACTTCCACGACACGTACGGCCAGGCCCTGTCCAACACCCTCGCGGCGCTCCAGCACGGAGTGACCACCGTGGACGCCTCCGCGGGCGGCCTCGGCGGCTGCCCCTACGCGAAGAGCGCCACCGGAAACCTCGCCACCGAAGACCTCGTGTGGATGCTTTCGGGCCTCGGCATCGAGACCGGGGTCGACCTGGGCCGTCTCACCGCCACCAGCGCGTGGATGGCCGAACAGCTGGGCCGGCCCAGCCCGTCCCGCACCGTCCGCGCCCTCGTGAAGACGGCACAGCCCCTACAGGAGCAGTGA
- a CDS encoding acyl-CoA dehydrogenase family protein, with product MDHRLSSEHEELRRTIEEFAHDVVAPKIGDFYERHEFPYEIVREMGRMGLFGLPFPEEYGGMGGDYLALGIALEELARVDSSVAITLEAGVSLGAMPLHLFGTEEQKAEWLPRLCAGEILGAFGLTEPDGGSDAGATRTTARVDEATGEWVINGTKCFITNSGTDITGLVTVTAVTGRSPEGKPQISSIIVPSGTPGFTVAAPYSKVGWNASDTRELHFDDVRVPAANLLGEQGRGFAQFLRILDEGRIAIAALATGLAQGCVDESVKYAKERHAFGRNIGSYQAIQFKIADMEMKAHTSRLAWRDAASRLVSGEPFKKEAALAKLYSSTIAVDNAREATQIHGGYGFMNEYPVARMWRDSKILEIGEGTSEVQRMLIARELGLTG from the coding sequence ATGGACCACCGCCTGAGCAGCGAGCACGAAGAACTCCGCCGCACCATCGAGGAGTTCGCGCACGACGTCGTCGCCCCGAAGATCGGCGACTTCTACGAGCGGCACGAGTTCCCGTACGAGATCGTGCGGGAGATGGGCCGCATGGGCCTGTTCGGGCTGCCCTTCCCGGAGGAGTACGGCGGGATGGGCGGCGACTATCTGGCCCTCGGGATCGCCCTGGAGGAGCTGGCGCGTGTCGACTCGTCCGTGGCGATCACGCTGGAGGCGGGCGTCTCGCTCGGCGCGATGCCCCTCCACCTGTTCGGGACCGAGGAGCAGAAGGCCGAGTGGCTGCCGCGGCTGTGCGCCGGCGAGATCCTCGGCGCGTTCGGCCTGACCGAGCCCGACGGCGGCTCGGACGCGGGCGCGACCCGTACGACGGCGAGGGTCGACGAGGCGACCGGCGAGTGGGTGATCAACGGCACGAAGTGTTTCATCACCAACTCCGGTACGGACATCACCGGTCTGGTCACGGTCACGGCGGTCACCGGCCGCTCCCCCGAGGGCAAGCCGCAGATCTCCTCGATCATCGTGCCGTCCGGCACCCCGGGCTTCACGGTGGCGGCGCCGTACTCGAAGGTCGGCTGGAACGCGTCGGACACGCGTGAGCTGCACTTCGACGACGTGCGGGTCCCCGCGGCGAACCTGCTCGGCGAACAGGGCCGCGGATTCGCCCAGTTCCTGCGGATTTTGGACGAGGGCCGCATCGCGATCGCCGCGCTGGCGACCGGTCTGGCGCAGGGCTGCGTGGACGAGTCCGTGAAGTACGCCAAGGAGCGGCACGCGTTCGGCCGCAACATCGGCTCGTACCAGGCGATCCAGTTCAAGATCGCCGACATGGAGATGAAGGCGCACACGTCCCGCCTCGCGTGGCGTGACGCGGCCTCGCGGCTGGTGAGCGGGGAGCCGTTCAAGAAGGAGGCGGCGCTCGCCAAGCTCTACTCGTCGACGATCGCGGTCGACAACGCGCGAGAGGCCACGCAGATCCACGGGGGCTACGGCTTCATGAACGAGTACCCGGTGGCCCGTATGTGGCGCGACTCCAAGATCCTCGAGATCGGCGAGGGCACGAGCGAGGTGCAGCGCATGCTGATCGCGCGGGAGCTGGGCCTGACGGGCTGA
- a CDS encoding carboxyl transferase domain-containing protein, protein MQEAPELTSAADPASEAWKANEAAHEALADELRGKLAAARLGGGERARARHTARGKLLPRDRVDALLDPGSPFLELAPLAADGMYGDQAPAAGVIAGIGRVSGRECVIVANDATVKGGTYYPMTVKKHLRAQEVALENRLPCVYLVDSGGAFLPMQDEVFPDREHFGRIFYNQARMSGAGIPQIAAVLGSCTAGGAYVPAMSDEAVIVRNQGTIFLGGPPLVKAATGEVVTAEELGGGEVHSRVSGVTDHLAEDDAHALRIVRTIVSTLPERGPLPWSVTPAIEPKVDPAGLYGAVPVDSRTPYDVREVIARVVDGSRFAEFKAEFGQTLITGFARIHGHPVGIVANNGILFSESAQKGAHFIELCDQRGIPLVFLQNISGFMVGRDYEAGGIAKHGAKMVTAVACTRVPKLTVVIGGSYGAGNYSMCGRAYSPRFLWMWPGAKISVMGGEQAASVLATVKRDQLEARGEQWPADDEDAFKAPIRAQYEEQGNAYYATARLWDDGVIDPLETRQVLGLALTACAHAPLPEKSGGFGVFRM, encoded by the coding sequence ATGCAGGAGGCACCGGAGCTGACGAGCGCGGCGGACCCCGCCTCGGAGGCCTGGAAGGCCAACGAGGCGGCGCACGAGGCGCTGGCCGACGAGCTGCGCGGCAAGCTGGCCGCGGCCCGGCTCGGCGGCGGTGAGCGGGCCCGCGCCCGCCACACCGCGCGCGGCAAGCTGCTGCCGCGCGACCGCGTGGACGCACTGCTCGACCCGGGCTCCCCGTTCCTGGAGCTGGCGCCGCTCGCGGCCGACGGGATGTACGGGGACCAGGCCCCGGCCGCCGGGGTGATCGCCGGGATCGGGCGGGTCAGCGGCCGCGAGTGCGTGATCGTCGCCAATGACGCGACGGTCAAGGGCGGCACGTACTACCCGATGACGGTGAAGAAGCACCTGCGCGCCCAGGAGGTGGCGCTGGAGAACCGGCTGCCGTGCGTCTATCTGGTGGACTCGGGCGGCGCCTTCCTGCCGATGCAGGACGAGGTCTTCCCCGACCGCGAGCACTTCGGGCGGATCTTCTACAACCAGGCACGGATGTCGGGCGCCGGCATCCCCCAGATCGCGGCGGTCCTCGGCTCGTGCACGGCGGGCGGCGCGTACGTCCCGGCGATGAGCGACGAGGCCGTGATCGTGCGCAATCAGGGCACGATCTTCCTGGGCGGCCCGCCCCTGGTGAAGGCCGCCACCGGCGAGGTCGTCACCGCCGAGGAGCTGGGCGGCGGCGAGGTGCACTCCCGGGTCTCGGGCGTCACGGACCATCTCGCCGAGGACGACGCGCACGCGCTGCGGATCGTGCGGACGATCGTCTCGACGCTCCCGGAGCGCGGCCCGCTGCCCTGGTCGGTCACCCCGGCGATCGAGCCGAAGGTGGACCCCGCGGGGCTGTACGGCGCGGTGCCGGTCGACTCGCGCACCCCGTACGACGTGCGGGAGGTCATCGCGCGCGTGGTGGACGGCTCGCGGTTCGCCGAGTTCAAGGCGGAGTTCGGGCAGACCCTCATCACCGGCTTCGCCCGCATCCACGGCCACCCGGTCGGGATCGTCGCGAACAACGGCATCCTGTTCTCCGAGTCCGCCCAGAAGGGCGCGCACTTCATCGAGCTGTGCGACCAGCGCGGCATCCCGCTGGTGTTCCTGCAGAACATCTCGGGCTTCATGGTGGGGCGTGACTACGAGGCGGGCGGGATCGCCAAGCACGGCGCCAAGATGGTCACCGCCGTGGCCTGCACGCGTGTACCGAAGCTGACCGTCGTGATCGGCGGCTCGTACGGCGCGGGGAACTACTCGATGTGCGGCCGGGCCTACTCGCCGCGCTTCCTGTGGATGTGGCCCGGCGCCAAGATCTCCGTCATGGGCGGCGAGCAGGCCGCCTCCGTCCTCGCGACCGTCAAGCGCGACCAGCTGGAGGCGCGCGGCGAACAGTGGCCCGCCGACGACGAGGACGCCTTCAAGGCTCCGATCCGGGCCCAGTACGAGGAGCAGGGGAACGCCTACTACGCGACGGCCCGGCTCTGGGACGACGGCGTGATCGACCCGCTGGAGACCCGGCAGGTCCTCGGCCTCGCCCTGACCGCCTGTGCCCACGCGCCACTGCCGGAGAAGTCCGGCGGCTTCGGCGTCTTCCGGATGTGA
- a CDS encoding siderophore-interacting protein, giving the protein MTTTESPAIAPFRFFDLQVARTRRLGPSLQRVTFTGPDLVDFHTGGRDQSLSLFLPRPGQEAPVLPAAEPGDDGRAWHAAYRALPDDVRAVMRSYTVSGQRRAPGEPGEVDIDFVLHHDGPGGAGPACVWAEAAKAGDRVTVLGPAVADNTAVRCRPHEGADHVLMWGDETALPAALGILAWLPPELPAHVWLEVPHRADIPAIETSGDVTVTWLVRDENAPSALDAIRAADLPDASSPYAWLAGESGTMKQLRRHLVRERAYDKRSVTFVGYWRKGLSEDGLRVAEAQEAAAED; this is encoded by the coding sequence ATGACGACGACCGAGTCCCCCGCGATCGCACCCTTCCGGTTCTTCGACCTCCAGGTCGCGCGGACGCGGCGGCTCGGTCCGTCGCTGCAGCGCGTGACGTTCACGGGGCCCGACCTCGTGGACTTCCACACCGGAGGCCGCGACCAGAGCCTGTCGCTGTTCCTGCCGCGGCCGGGCCAGGAGGCCCCCGTCCTGCCGGCCGCCGAGCCGGGTGACGACGGCCGCGCCTGGCACGCCGCATACCGGGCGCTCCCGGACGACGTGCGGGCCGTGATGCGCTCGTACACCGTCAGCGGGCAGCGCCGCGCGCCCGGTGAACCCGGCGAGGTCGACATCGACTTCGTCCTGCACCACGACGGCCCCGGCGGCGCGGGCCCCGCCTGCGTCTGGGCCGAGGCGGCGAAGGCCGGTGACCGCGTGACGGTCCTCGGCCCGGCGGTCGCCGACAACACGGCCGTGCGCTGCCGCCCCCACGAGGGCGCCGACCACGTCCTGATGTGGGGCGACGAGACCGCCCTGCCCGCCGCCCTGGGCATCCTCGCCTGGCTGCCGCCGGAACTGCCCGCGCACGTCTGGCTGGAGGTCCCGCACCGCGCGGACATCCCGGCGATCGAGACCTCGGGGGACGTCACCGTCACCTGGCTCGTGCGTGACGAGAATGCGCCGTCCGCGCTGGACGCGATCCGCGCGGCCGACCTGCCGGACGCGTCCAGTCCGTACGCCTGGCTCGCGGGCGAGTCCGGAACCATGAAGCAGCTGCGCCGCCATCTCGTGCGCGAACGCGCCTACGACAAGCGGTCGGTGACGTTCGTCGGCTACTGGCGCAAGGGGCTCAGCGAGGACGGTCTGCGCGTCGCCGAGGCCCAGGAGGCCGCCGCCGAGGACTGA